A genomic segment from Peribacillus sp. ACCC06369 encodes:
- a CDS encoding SpoIID/LytB domain-containing protein, whose amino-acid sequence MRSLKYLFIAFFITFSAFPSPEATATEENTTMEVKLKNYLGNQTSVKLTATGDYHTSGGEIFIKAGEDLTLKVESAKIAVYKGSKKAGAYASFKIIPVKPDASLSINGRPYPGSFSFTVEGGYIRPINHVYIEDYLKGVVPREMPALWHAEALKAQAIAARTYALRHQSTLIDDTVSYQVYGGADGHYQTNSAIDQTTGMVIKQDDEIIEAFFSSSNGGMTESNSNVWSSGNPLSYLTIKEDSYDSKTNWEITLDKQQIDLSKKDLSNPDEWWTSVQEKDKAVVPRLKVWLNNNGYANKDIKITEIPVLTFTDKKTGGRVTKGSIQLKFYVRDLVDDRGSLLEQKINLTNVAASKIRGMVGQGVMKSYLVDHSSSDPSRIAIEGSGYGHGVGLSQFGAKNRAEAGQSYQVILAFYYPNTNIEKEYGKVGAGAKTDLDVKAAPNSINMKAKTDHEKDEVGITYSLKEDAVVSLTIKDSKGKALTTPVRDQTMKKGTHSVIWNTKEVSNGTYGAEISTMDRSGNEGSARMVIKISKDTSAPKITDVNTSGNYSTEKANITYTINENSKVKVEIKNSKGKAVGTLSERQVIKGRQSASWDFKNMTNGIFTVTITAKDGSDNKKSVSTKIPIRKTTGIVTANALSIKEDRNDSSETVGKLYRDQTVTILAQQDEWYKVKKGSQIGYLVKKHVKK is encoded by the coding sequence ATGAGGAGTTTAAAATATTTGTTTATTGCTTTCTTTATCACTTTTTCTGCATTTCCTTCTCCTGAAGCAACGGCAACGGAAGAGAATACAACGATGGAAGTGAAACTGAAGAATTACTTAGGGAATCAAACCAGTGTCAAATTAACGGCAACCGGGGACTACCATACTTCAGGGGGAGAGATATTCATCAAGGCGGGTGAAGATCTGACTTTGAAAGTGGAGTCAGCAAAAATTGCCGTTTACAAAGGTTCTAAGAAAGCGGGAGCTTATGCTTCCTTCAAGATAATTCCTGTTAAACCAGATGCTTCATTGTCCATAAACGGCCGGCCGTATCCAGGCTCATTTTCATTTACAGTGGAGGGCGGTTACATTCGGCCAATCAATCATGTTTACATTGAAGATTATCTAAAGGGCGTTGTGCCGCGGGAGATGCCTGCACTATGGCATGCCGAAGCCTTAAAAGCACAGGCGATTGCAGCCCGGACTTATGCTCTTCGCCATCAATCCACATTAATTGATGATACGGTTTCTTACCAAGTATATGGCGGGGCGGACGGTCACTACCAAACTAATTCTGCCATTGATCAGACAACGGGTATGGTAATCAAACAAGATGATGAAATAATCGAAGCGTTCTTTTCCTCAAGTAATGGAGGCATGACCGAATCGAATTCAAATGTTTGGTCAAGTGGTAATCCTCTTTCATATTTAACTATAAAAGAAGATTCCTATGATTCAAAAACCAATTGGGAGATAACGCTGGACAAGCAGCAAATCGACCTGTCAAAAAAAGATTTATCGAATCCGGATGAATGGTGGACAAGTGTACAGGAAAAAGATAAAGCGGTGGTACCTAGGCTCAAGGTTTGGCTGAATAATAATGGATATGCGAATAAAGATATTAAAATAACGGAGATTCCCGTTTTAACATTTACCGATAAAAAAACGGGAGGCCGGGTTACGAAGGGCTCCATCCAACTGAAATTCTATGTAAGGGATCTTGTTGATGACAGGGGGAGCCTTTTGGAGCAAAAGATTAACCTTACCAATGTAGCGGCTTCCAAAATCAGGGGCATGGTGGGACAAGGTGTGATGAAAAGCTATCTGGTTGACCATTCATCTTCCGATCCTTCCAGAATTGCTATTGAAGGGTCAGGATACGGACATGGGGTCGGGCTAAGTCAGTTTGGAGCGAAAAACAGGGCGGAAGCAGGTCAATCGTATCAAGTGATTTTGGCATTTTATTATCCTAACACTAATATAGAAAAGGAATATGGAAAAGTAGGGGCTGGAGCTAAAACGGATCTTGACGTGAAGGCGGCACCGAATTCAATAAACATGAAAGCGAAGACGGATCATGAAAAGGATGAAGTTGGAATCACTTATTCCCTTAAAGAAGATGCTGTAGTTTCACTCACGATTAAAGATAGTAAAGGGAAAGCCCTAACTACCCCAGTTCGTGACCAAACAATGAAAAAAGGTACCCATTCAGTAATCTGGAACACGAAAGAGGTAAGTAACGGTACATATGGAGCGGAAATATCAACAATGGACCGAAGCGGTAATGAAGGTTCGGCAAGAATGGTGATTAAGATTAGTAAGGATACGTCGGCACCGAAAATCACCGATGTCAATACATCGGGTAATTACAGTACCGAGAAAGCGAACATAACGTATACAATAAATGAAAACTCTAAAGTGAAAGTGGAAATCAAGAACAGTAAGGGCAAAGCGGTTGGCACCCTTTCCGAAAGGCAGGTCATTAAAGGCAGGCAATCGGCAAGCTGGGATTTCAAAAATATGACCAACGGGATTTTCACGGTGACAATCACCGCTAAGGATGGGAGTGACAATAAGAAAAGCGTTTCAACGAAAATCCCCATTAGGAAGACGACGGGAATCGTGACAGCAAACGCATTATCTATTAAAGAAGATAGAAATGATTCTTCTGAAACGGTTGGGAAACTATACAGGGATCAAACCGTAACGATCCTAGCTCAACAAGATGAGTGGTATAAAGTGAAAAAGGGAAGCCAGATTGGGTATCTTGTAAAGAAACATGTGAAAAAATGA